The genomic DNA ACCTCCTTACCACTTCCTGTCTCCCCTGTTATCAATACAGATATATCGGATTTTGCCGTCCTTCCTATTATTTTATAAATTTCTAACATTTTTTTACTTCTTGTTTGATAATCATAAGACATATTATCTAAAGGATCATCTATGTTACCACCCTTTTCACTTTCTTTTGAATATAATATATTTAGTAGCCTTTCTTTCAATTCCCCAATGTCAAAGGGCTTTGTGAATATATCTATAGCTCCCAGTTTAATTGAATCAATTATATTTGAACTAGTATTATAAGCTGTTATTATTATAAAATATATATCAGGATATTTACTCATCCACCTCTTTATATGATCTAGTGCGTTTACGCCGTCAATATATATATCAACAATACATATTCTTATGGGATTATTTTCGAGTTTTTTTTCTGCTTCAACAATACTCTTAGAGGTATGTATGATAAGATCTTTATCGTTTAGCCCCTCTTTTAAAACCCACAAAATATTTTCTTCATCATCAATAATTAATAAATTATTTTTTTTCATAATTTATAAAGGTAAGAGGATTGAAAATGTAGTCTCTAATCCATTAATACACTTAATATCTATCTTTCCATTATGACTTTCGATAATCTTTTTTGCAATAGTTAAACCCAAGCCATGTCCTTTAGATTTTGTTGTGAAAAAGGGGTTAAAAATCTTCTCCCTTATTTCAGTGTTAATACCACCAGCATAATCAATAATATTAAATCTTGCCATCAATAAACCCTTATCTAAATGTTTATCATAATATTTTACCACAGGATCTATAAAAGCTGTTAGCTTTACTATGCCCTCTTTTTGAGCTTCACAGGCATTTTTCAATATATTATAAAATGCACTATAAAGCTTATTCCTATCACCATTAATTATATCAAGATTGGGATCAAATTCCAGCTTAATATTAATATCTGGGAAAGCTATATTAAAAGAGGTTATTAGTTCATCAATAAATTCTTTTACATCAAAGGGGTTTTTAAATATTTGTTGTTTTGAGATAGATTTAAAATCATCTAATAAACTTTTAATCCTATTTGTCTCTGAATTAATAACGCTAATACACTTATTTAGATAACTATCTAACTTTTCTCTTTGTAAAAGTTGAACAACACCATCAATAACTGTTAAGGGGTTTTTTAATTCATGAAAAAAAGAATTAATATCAAAATAATCCTCTAAGTATTGTGTAATAGCTGTAATATCAATAAAATATATTATTGTTAGCTCCTTTGATTTATCTGCTAGAATGAAATAAATTTTTGAACCAAAATTAATTATAGGTTTATTATTATATAATTTTTCAAATATATATTCCTGGATATCTTTAATATTTAAGCGTACCAACTCATTCCATATGCTTTCAAAATTATATGAATAATCTATTATCTCTTTGTTGCTATTAATAACTACATAAGGCAAATTGCTTAGAACATATTCACTCATTAATTTGCTATTTCATTTGGCATATCATCTGCATAGGGTTCAAAAGTAAAAGGAACATTTATAGCCTCAGTTTTCTTATAGGTTTTTTTGTCTACCTTATAATAGGTAACATTTTTAGAGGTAGGGAAAGTTTTATAGTCAACATCATCTAATACACTTTCCATAAAATCAACAAACGCTGGCAAGGCAGCTCTAGCACCAGTTTCTAAAGGACCTATAGATGAAAAATCATCAAAACCAACCCAAACGCCTACCACTAAATTAGGCAAAAAACCAATAAACCAAGCATCTCTGTAATTATTTGTAGATCCTGTTTTGCCCCCTATAAATCTAGGGATGTGCTTCGCCTTTCTTCCAGTTCCATTTTCTACGACATCTATTAAAGCATCAACCATAATATGCGCAGTTGATTCTTTGATAGGCTTATATTTTATTTTTGGTTTTTCACTATATATCTCCTTGCCCCCGCTATCTAAAACATATCTAATTGGTCTCATTTTGTAAATCTCGCCTTTATTAGGAAAGGCTGAATAGGCATATACCATCTCCTTTAGTGAAATTGCACTTGAACCAAGGCTTATTGAGAGATCTCTATTAAACTCAGAACTAATGCCAAATTTTTTAGCATATTCTATAATCCTGTTCACACCTAATTTATCTGCTAGTTTCACCGTAACTATATTCCTTGATTTTATAAGACCTCTTTTTAAAGTAGTAAAACCATAAAATCTCTCTTCAAAATTCTCTGGCTTCCAATATTCATCAATTGTTGCTTTTTTTATCACAGGTGCATCAAATATCTGGTATGTTAGATCAAATCCATTATCAACAGCTGTAGCATATACTAAAGGTTTAAAAAGTGAACCTACTTGTCTTTTAGACATTACAGCTCTATTAAACATAGACTTATTAAAATTAAAACCGCCAACCATAGTAAGTATATCTCCATTTAATGGGTTAATTGCTAATAATGCTCCTTCAATCTTAGGTTCTTGATATAAATAGGTAGTACCACCACTATTATACACCAAGATAAAATCACCTTTTTTTAAAATAAGCCTAAAATCCTCTAATGATCTCATGCTACTATTAACAGGCCTTGCCCATTTATTTTGCCTTATATCAAGTTTCTCCTTTTTATCATCAATAACAATATATACGAAATTTTTTTCTACCTCTTCTGCTTTAGCTATTTTAATATCATAGTTTTCTAGATATTTATATTTATCTAATCTATTCTTATAATCATTTTCGCTAATATTTGTTATTGGGCCCATATAACCCTGCCTCTTTGATATATTAAATAGATTTATTCTATTAACCCTTCCTGCTTTTAATTGATATTCTCTATTTATTGTTGTATATATTTTGTATCCCCCATTTCCAATATTATTGACACCTAACTTCTCTTTTAGATAATCTAAAATAAACTCTATAAAATATTCTGCCATTTTTATCCTTTGTGGTCTCTCTTCTATAATTCTGACAGGTTGTCTTGTAGCATCTTTATATTCGCTCTCAGTTACATAACCCTCTTCATACATTCTAAGTAATGCGTAGTTTCTCCTCTCTAATGCTCTATCATGATGCAAATGAGGCGCATAGTAACCAGGGGCTTTTGGAAGAGAAGCAATAAGAGCGCATTCAGCTAAATTTAACTCTGATACATCTTTCCCAAAGTAAAATTTTGCAGCTGCTTGAACACCGTATGCACCTCTACCCAAATATACCTCATTCAAATAGAGTTCTAGAATTTCTTGTTTAGATAGGAACTTATCTAGTTTATAGGCAAGTATTGCCTCTTTTACCTTTCTTTTCAGCTTTTTCTCAGGCGATAGATATATTACCTTAACGAGTTGTTGTGTAAGAGTAGAACCCCCTTCTACAATTCTGCCAGCTCTCAGATTAGCAAAAAAAGCTCTTATTATACTTAAAAAATCTATGCCTTCATGCTCGTAAAAACGGCTATCTTCAACAGCCACCAATGCATTTATAAGATCATTTGGTATTTTATTTAACTTCACTGGATATCTTATCTCCTTACCCAATTCAGCAATAACCTTATTATTTGAATCATATATGGTCGTTGGTGTTTTATATTTATAATTCTTCAATTCTTTTATAGATGGTAGCTCTTGATTTAGCTTATACAAATATATACCAAGTGAAAACAATGAAATTATAATAATAAATAAAAATGTAAATGTTATGTATTTTAATAATCTTTTTATCATCTATATAAACTACTTATTTATAGTCGCTTTGTATTCAAATAGTAGATCCCTAACTCTAGCAGCCTTTTCAAACTCCATATTTTTGGCAAGCCTATACATTTCTTTCTCTAATATTTTTATATCTTTATTCTTATCTCCAGTTAATGCAACATCTATTGTTTCATTTTTGTCAATTGTAACATAATCCTTTTC from Deferribacterota bacterium includes the following:
- a CDS encoding sigma-54 dependent transcriptional regulator — translated: MKKNNLLIIDDEENILWVLKEGLNDKDLIIHTSKSIVEAEKKLENNPIRICIVDIYIDGVNALDHIKRWMSKYPDIYFIIITAYNTSSNIIDSIKLGAIDIFTKPFDIGELKERLLNILYSKESEKGGNIDDPLDNMSYDYQTRSKKMLEIYKIIGRTAKSDISVLITGETGSGKEVIARLLHNKSSRSDKPFVGINMAAIPKELIESELFGYEKGAFTGANSVRIGKFEQANGGTILLDEISELDYRLQSKILRVIQDKELTRIGSNNPIKLDIRIIAATNRDMLSLVKENKFREDLYYRLNVVNIRVPPLRERKEDIP
- a CDS encoding HAMP domain-containing sensor histidine kinase, whose protein sequence is MSEYVLSNLPYVVINSNKEIIDYSYNFESIWNELVRLNIKDIQEYIFEKLYNNKPIINFGSKIYFILADKSKELTIIYFIDITAITQYLEDYFDINSFFHELKNPLTVIDGVVQLLQREKLDSYLNKCISVINSETNRIKSLLDDFKSISKQQIFKNPFDVKEFIDELITSFNIAFPDINIKLEFDPNLDIINGDRNKLYSAFYNILKNACEAQKEGIVKLTAFIDPVVKYYDKHLDKGLLMARFNIIDYAGGINTEIREKIFNPFFTTKSKGHGLGLTIAKKIIESHNGKIDIKCINGLETTFSILLPL
- a CDS encoding PBP1A family penicillin-binding protein, with product MIKRLLKYITFTFLFIIIISLFSLGIYLYKLNQELPSIKELKNYKYKTPTTIYDSNNKVIAELGKEIRYPVKLNKIPNDLINALVAVEDSRFYEHEGIDFLSIIRAFFANLRAGRIVEGGSTLTQQLVKVIYLSPEKKLKRKVKEAILAYKLDKFLSKQEILELYLNEVYLGRGAYGVQAAAKFYFGKDVSELNLAECALIASLPKAPGYYAPHLHHDRALERRNYALLRMYEEGYVTESEYKDATRQPVRIIEERPQRIKMAEYFIEFILDYLKEKLGVNNIGNGGYKIYTTINREYQLKAGRVNRINLFNISKRQGYMGPITNISENDYKNRLDKYKYLENYDIKIAKAEEVEKNFVYIVIDDKKEKLDIRQNKWARPVNSSMRSLEDFRLILKKGDFILVYNSGGTTYLYQEPKIEGALLAINPLNGDILTMVGGFNFNKSMFNRAVMSKRQVGSLFKPLVYATAVDNGFDLTYQIFDAPVIKKATIDEYWKPENFEERFYGFTTLKRGLIKSRNIVTVKLADKLGVNRIIEYAKKFGISSEFNRDLSISLGSSAISLKEMVYAYSAFPNKGEIYKMRPIRYVLDSGGKEIYSEKPKIKYKPIKESTAHIMVDALIDVVENGTGRKAKHIPRFIGGKTGSTNNYRDAWFIGFLPNLVVGVWVGFDDFSSIGPLETGARAALPAFVDFMESVLDDVDYKTFPTSKNVTYYKVDKKTYKKTEAINVPFTFEPYADDMPNEIAN